A part of Desulfobacter sp. genomic DNA contains:
- a CDS encoding PAS domain S-box protein: MPNQPRISLLTLLLPVFFWVSSPGALWAKFSPLKVGVFQNKPIVYYDTSPKGLFVEVMDYAAQKEGLDITYVTCEFKQCLAMLKSGELDLMPSLGHGPGRMKSFIYSREPVWTFWGTVYANDQGINTIFDLKGKIVGGRRKNRITAGLKDLTEKFKIPVVFVEFDNYEEAFTALKKNSLDAVAANNSYTFTQIEGKTQFHKTGIVFDPFSAYFAAPRNGGDPGLLDKIDRHVRQLREQPVSLFTRFNDRWFGAVNPFWTTPRVLGTIGGSALLMILAMTAWRFITMARVNSRLRSIITKQKNTEARLKSSQRRFRNIFENPHSVMLIIEWGSGDIIDANPAAAQFYGWTREELRKMNINRINTLDREEIRRTMYEAKAQERNFFSFRHRLKNGSVRDVEVHSGPIEVDGRRVLFSIIHDVSDRQRMAKRLKESDARMIPLFQKAADAIFVSRMDGRLIQVNEQACRATGYSESELLAMNVTQVDFNHNHPDRLREFVSGIELGKMVILESEHVRKDGSVFPVEITINMLDIPGGPFVMGIARDITARKTAEAEIREMEARIRQSRKMESIGSLAGGIAHDFNNLLFPIVGRAEMLMDDLPAGSQERESAREILSAGMRARDLVRRILSFSRQDDFRVKVIDFRLVLEEVLSLVRSTLPADIDLREDISSGAFRVASDPSRLHQVAMNLVTNAIHAIDKDGGLIKVALGRPAPGLVPETGRIQGEVVAFRVSDNGRGIPPDMMDKIFDPYFSTRERGRGTGLGLSVVYGIVRDLNGDIKVRSQVEKGSEFTVYLPLAGENGIREGRQTGPRPGGGMERILLVDDEPSIAALEAQVLERLGYRVAAETDSRAALAAFEKDPQGYDLLITDMTMPGLTGGRLARSVMEIRTGMPVIICTGFSEKLSRDAAEKMGVKAYLMKPVIGSELAQAVRRVLDGI, translated from the coding sequence ATGCCCAATCAACCCAGGATTTCGCTGCTGACGCTATTGCTGCCGGTTTTTTTCTGGGTGTCATCCCCCGGGGCGCTTTGGGCCAAATTTTCCCCTTTGAAGGTCGGGGTGTTCCAGAATAAACCCATTGTCTATTACGATACGTCACCTAAAGGGCTCTTTGTGGAGGTCATGGATTATGCGGCCCAAAAGGAGGGGCTGGACATTACCTATGTTACCTGCGAGTTCAAGCAATGCCTGGCCATGCTCAAGTCAGGAGAGCTGGATCTGATGCCCTCCCTGGGCCACGGGCCCGGGCGAATGAAATCGTTTATTTATTCCAGGGAACCCGTCTGGACATTCTGGGGGACGGTATATGCCAATGACCAAGGGATCAATACCATTTTCGACCTCAAGGGAAAAATCGTGGGGGGACGGAGGAAAAACAGGATAACAGCCGGGCTGAAGGACTTGACCGAAAAGTTTAAAATCCCGGTGGTATTTGTGGAATTCGACAATTATGAGGAAGCGTTCACGGCACTGAAAAAAAACAGCCTTGATGCGGTGGCTGCCAACAATTCCTATACCTTTACCCAGATTGAAGGTAAAACCCAATTTCATAAAACCGGCATTGTCTTTGATCCCTTTTCCGCCTATTTCGCAGCACCCAGGAACGGGGGGGATCCCGGGCTGCTGGATAAGATAGACCGCCATGTCAGGCAGTTGCGAGAACAGCCCGTCTCATTGTTCACCCGGTTCAACGACCGCTGGTTCGGTGCGGTCAATCCCTTCTGGACCACCCCCCGGGTCCTGGGAACAATCGGCGGGTCCGCCCTGCTGATGATTCTTGCCATGACGGCCTGGCGGTTCATAACCATGGCCAGGGTCAACAGCCGCCTGAGGTCTATTATTACTAAACAGAAAAATACCGAGGCCCGGTTAAAAAGCAGCCAACGGCGGTTCAGGAATATTTTTGAAAATCCCCATTCGGTGATGCTGATCATTGAATGGGGAAGCGGCGATATCATTGATGCCAATCCTGCTGCCGCCCAATTTTACGGCTGGACCCGTGAAGAACTGCGGAAGATGAATATCAATCGCATCAACACCCTGGACAGGGAGGAAATACGCCGGACCATGTACGAGGCAAAGGCCCAGGAACGGAACTTTTTTTCTTTCAGGCACCGGTTGAAAAACGGCAGTGTCCGGGATGTGGAGGTCCACAGCGGCCCCATCGAAGTGGACGGGCGCCGGGTCCTGTTTTCCATTATCCATGATGTTAGTGACCGGCAGCGCATGGCCAAACGGCTCAAGGAGAGTGACGCCCGCATGATCCCCCTGTTTCAAAAGGCGGCGGATGCCATCTTTGTCAGCCGCATGGACGGGCGGCTGATTCAGGTTAATGAACAGGCCTGCAGGGCCACAGGCTATAGTGAAAGTGAACTGCTGGCCATGAATGTCACACAGGTGGATTTCAACCACAATCACCCGGATAGGCTCAGGGAATTTGTCTCCGGAATCGAATTGGGGAAGATGGTTATTCTTGAATCTGAACATGTCCGCAAGGACGGTTCTGTTTTTCCTGTGGAGATTACCATTAATATGCTTGATATCCCGGGCGGCCCTTTTGTCATGGGGATAGCCAGGGATATCACGGCCAGAAAGACAGCAGAGGCCGAGATCAGGGAAATGGAGGCCCGGATCCGCCAGTCCAGGAAAATGGAATCCATAGGCAGCCTGGCCGGGGGCATTGCCCATGATTTTAATAATCTGCTTTTCCCCATTGTGGGGCGCGCGGAAATGCTCATGGACGATCTGCCGGCCGGCAGTCAGGAACGTGAATCCGCCAGGGAGATCCTGTCCGCAGGCATGCGGGCCCGGGATCTTGTCCGGCGGATCCTCTCCTTCAGCCGCCAGGACGACTTTCGGGTGAAAGTGATTGATTTCAGGCTTGTGCTGGAAGAGGTGCTTTCCCTTGTCCGGTCCACCCTCCCGGCCGATATTGATCTGCGGGAAGATATCTCTTCCGGTGCCTTCAGGGTGGCTTCCGACCCCTCACGCCTGCACCAGGTGGCCATGAACCTGGTGACCAACGCCATTCATGCCATTGACAAGGACGGGGGGCTTATCAAGGTGGCACTGGGCCGGCCGGCCCCCGGGCTGGTTCCGGAAACGGGGAGGATCCAGGGGGAGGTTGTGGCCTTCAGGGTATCAGACAACGGCAGGGGCATCCCCCCGGATATGATGGACAAGATATTTGACCCCTATTTTTCCACCAGGGAAAGGGGACGGGGCACCGGGCTTGGCCTTTCAGTGGTCTACGGTATCGTCAGGGATCTGAACGGTGATATAAAGGTCCGCAGCCAAGTGGAAAAGGGCTCTGAATTTACGGTTTATCTTCCCCTGGCCGGTGAAAACGGCATCCGGGAGGGACGGCAAACAGGCCCCCGGCCCGGAGGGGGAATGGAACGGATTCTGCTGGTTGACGACGAACCTTCCATCGCCGCCCTCGAGGCCCAGGTCCTGGAGCGGCTGGGGTACCGGGTAGCGGCGGAAACGGACAGCAGGGCCGCCCTGGCCGCTTTTGAAAAAGATCCCCAGGGCTATGACCTGCTGATCACGGACATGACCATGCCGGGATTGACCGGGGGGCGGCTGGCACGGTCCGTCATGGAGATCCGTACGGGAATGCCGGTGATCATCTGTACCGGGTTCAGTGAAAAACTGAGCCGGGATGCCGCAGAAAAGATGGGCGTGAAAGCCTACCTCATGAAACCGGTCATCGGGTCGGAGCTGGCACAGGCCGTCCGCAGGGTATTGGACGGAATATGA
- a CDS encoding TatD family hydrolase: protein MRFMDVHTHLHDPRIRADVSGIINRAKAAGVGLMATCATMEENFEETARLARENESVLPCFGVHPWFLDTLSKGWAQNLGTRLEAMPSAVGETGLDFMGRGADRDLQLAVFNAHLALARDLNRPVNIHIRKAWDPLIHILKKDGPFGAGGLIHSFSGSCELARVLEKYNLYISFSGAVTRPNAKKTIAALKGVSLDRILFETDTPDIYPSFEGVEQPSAHLNQPANLPGIVEIAAQRRKLGFEELADWGYSNALNLFNPIMQ from the coding sequence ATGAGATTCATGGATGTACATACCCATCTCCACGATCCCAGGATCAGGGCGGATGTCTCCGGGATTATCAACCGGGCAAAGGCGGCCGGCGTTGGACTGATGGCCACCTGTGCCACCATGGAGGAGAATTTTGAGGAGACCGCCAGGCTGGCCAGGGAAAATGAATCTGTGCTTCCTTGTTTCGGTGTCCACCCCTGGTTTCTGGACACACTCTCCAAGGGGTGGGCCCAGAACCTGGGCACCCGCCTTGAGGCCATGCCTTCGGCAGTTGGGGAGACCGGCCTGGATTTCATGGGCCGGGGGGCGGATAGGGATTTGCAACTGGCGGTTTTCAACGCCCATCTCGCCCTGGCACGGGACTTGAACCGCCCCGTCAACATACATATCCGGAAAGCCTGGGATCCCCTGATACATATCCTTAAAAAGGACGGCCCCTTTGGCGCCGGAGGCCTCATCCATTCCTTTTCCGGCTCCTGCGAGCTGGCACGGGTCCTGGAAAAATACAACCTTTACATCTCTTTTTCCGGCGCCGTGACCCGGCCCAATGCAAAAAAGACCATAGCGGCGCTCAAGGGTGTTTCCTTGGATCGTATTCTCTTTGAAACGGACACCCCGGATATCTATCCAAGCTTTGAAGGGGTTGAACAGCCCTCAGCCCACCTGAACCAGCCCGCCAATCTGCCCGGCATCGTGGAAATAGCTGCCCAAAGGCGGAAATTGGGGTTTGAAGAACTGGCCGATTGGGGGTATAGTAACGCCCTTAATCTGTTTAACCCCATTATGCAATGA